CGAAGAGCGCGAAGAGGAAGTCGAAGAAGGCGAAATGCTTGGAGACGTGGAAACAGGCCTGGAAGCGATGATCGACAAATACGGATTGCAGAAGATCGCGGATACCGTTGCCCGGATATCAATGTCCAGCAAGTGCTGATCAGCAAAAGTCAAGGCGAAACAATATCATAGAGGAACACAATGGAGACAGTGGCTCCTTACAGGGAGATAATAGACGTCATCAAGGAAAACGGCGGGGAGGTTTTCAAGTTCTGCTACCAATGCGGGATGTGCGACTCTGTCTGTCCGTGGAATCGGGTGATCAAGTTCAGCATGCGCAAGCTCATCCGTCAGGCCA
This genomic interval from Syntrophobacterales bacterium contains the following:
- a CDS encoding 4Fe-4S dicluster domain-containing protein; amino-acid sequence: METVAPYREIIDVIKENGGEVFKFCYQCGMCDSVCPWNRVIKFSMRKLIRQA